In the Duncaniella freteri genome, one interval contains:
- a CDS encoding efflux RND transporter permease subunit encodes MKASSFTIIVAFIAISLVGCALVPLLPVKLAPSRNLPSLTVSFSMPNNSARTVEAEVTSRLESILARVSGVKSINSKSYNGGGRVSIDLDRHADLDMVRFEVSALVRQAWGDMPDGVTYPSISPRSVEKESSRPFMTFTLNAPSNPSEIQAYGEENLKPLLSRIPGVYKVELSGAQPMEWQLRYDIDRLSSLGLTAADLRKAISEHYGSEFLGMAKISGGKEREEWMRLSLKSGGNPEAFVPSEISILMNSGEVVSLDKLVVVSHIEARAKHHFRINGLNSIYVNITSEEDANQLALSDRIKETVSLFEKSMPQGYMIDSAYDATENIREELDKIYFRSGLTVVILLLFVGLISLNIRYVLLITIGLAMNLAVAAVFYYLTGIEIQLYSLAGITISLNLIIDNLIVMTDHYTRRRDLGVFTAILAATLTTIGALSVVYFMDERTRLSLEDFVTVVIINLVVSLAVALFLVPALVDRLGVRRRIEEQGFRNLRRRLSLFLSRIYANIVNSVVRFRVAFIVIMILSFGLPVFIIPEKIEGDSRWVERYNAVFGSSVYKEKIKPVTDVVLGGTLRLFVEKVYNGSYWDRDTGEPVLYINATLPNGATVEQMDALVRKMEMYLRGFSEVRQFQTSVSGPRRASISVYFDKQSQHSGFPYRLKGDVISKALTLGGGSWNVYGLQDQGFSNDVRENAGSYRVKLTGYNYDELSDWAYRMRDTLLTHRRIKEVTVASEFSHWKDDYTEFHLAIDRDRLAKYGINASQLFRAIEPTFGREINCGQIVVDRSAQRINLYSLKSDTYDIFALMQQPFTIGGKTFKLSDIGRIEKRNAPQDIVKTNQEYIMCLQYEYIGSGMQGNKVLERDLETINALMPVGYRAESERLQWRDKDESGKYWLLLLVVAIIFFTASILFNSLRQPFAIIFIIPMSFIGVFAVFYLFKLNFDQGGFASFILLAGITVNAAIYILNEYNSQCRKFPTVDRCKIYIKAFRIKIVPILLTVLSTILGFIPFIIGETKESFWYPLAIGTMGGLLMSLICIILYLPLLVINKKHTLRYLPRSNNPEP; translated from the coding sequence ATGAAGGCAAGTTCATTTACCATAATTGTTGCTTTCATTGCAATTTCATTGGTCGGATGCGCTCTTGTGCCGCTCCTTCCGGTGAAGCTTGCCCCTTCGCGAAATTTACCGTCACTGACAGTCAGCTTCTCGATGCCAAACAATTCTGCGAGGACAGTTGAGGCTGAGGTCACGTCGCGCCTTGAATCCATATTGGCTCGTGTCAGTGGAGTGAAGTCGATCAATTCCAAATCGTATAACGGTGGCGGAAGGGTGTCAATAGACCTTGACCGTCATGCTGATCTTGACATGGTAAGGTTTGAAGTGTCGGCTCTTGTGCGCCAGGCATGGGGTGATATGCCTGATGGGGTCACATATCCGTCGATTTCTCCTCGATCCGTCGAGAAGGAGAGTTCTCGTCCGTTCATGACATTTACGCTCAATGCTCCTTCAAATCCGTCTGAAATACAGGCCTATGGGGAGGAGAATCTTAAGCCTCTGCTGTCTCGTATACCGGGGGTGTATAAAGTGGAACTTAGCGGGGCGCAACCGATGGAATGGCAATTGAGATATGATATCGACAGGTTGTCGTCGCTCGGTCTTACTGCTGCTGATCTGAGAAAAGCCATATCCGAGCACTATGGCAGTGAGTTTCTTGGCATGGCAAAGATTTCAGGAGGTAAAGAGCGAGAGGAGTGGATGCGTCTGTCTCTGAAGTCAGGAGGCAATCCCGAAGCTTTTGTCCCATCTGAAATATCAATCCTGATGAATTCTGGCGAGGTAGTCAGTCTTGATAAGCTTGTTGTGGTGTCTCACATTGAAGCACGTGCTAAGCACCATTTCCGTATAAACGGACTCAACTCGATATATGTCAACATTACTTCAGAGGAGGATGCCAATCAGCTTGCACTGTCGGATCGAATAAAGGAAACAGTCAGCCTTTTTGAGAAGTCTATGCCGCAGGGGTATATGATAGATTCTGCCTATGATGCCACAGAAAATATCCGTGAAGAGCTTGACAAAATATATTTTCGCTCGGGACTCACAGTTGTCATATTGCTGCTGTTTGTAGGATTGATATCGCTGAATATTCGTTATGTATTGCTTATAACAATCGGGCTTGCAATGAATCTTGCTGTGGCTGCGGTGTTCTATTATCTGACTGGTATTGAGATTCAGCTGTATTCTCTCGCTGGTATCACCATATCACTCAATCTCATAATAGATAATCTTATTGTCATGACCGATCATTACACTCGTCGGCGTGATCTCGGGGTGTTCACTGCCATACTTGCTGCAACCCTGACCACTATCGGAGCACTTTCAGTGGTATATTTCATGGATGAGAGGACAAGGCTCAGTCTTGAGGATTTTGTTACGGTTGTGATAATAAATCTTGTTGTTTCGCTTGCGGTGGCTCTTTTCCTTGTTCCGGCATTGGTTGACAGGCTTGGAGTCCGGCGCAGGATAGAAGAACAGGGATTCCGGAATTTGCGTCGGCGTTTGTCATTGTTCCTCTCTCGCATCTATGCAAATATCGTAAATTCTGTCGTAAGATTCAGGGTTGCTTTCATTGTAATTATGATACTGTCTTTTGGATTGCCTGTATTCATTATTCCTGAAAAGATAGAAGGGGATAGTAGATGGGTGGAACGTTATAATGCTGTATTCGGAAGTTCGGTATACAAGGAGAAAATCAAGCCTGTCACCGATGTCGTATTGGGAGGGACTCTCCGTTTGTTTGTGGAAAAGGTCTACAATGGCTCATATTGGGATCGTGATACAGGGGAACCGGTGCTGTATATTAATGCAACTCTGCCCAATGGAGCTACAGTCGAGCAGATGGACGCGCTTGTCAGGAAGATGGAGATGTATTTGAGAGGCTTCTCGGAAGTGCGTCAGTTCCAGACCTCGGTTTCAGGTCCTCGTCGGGCTTCTATTTCAGTGTATTTTGACAAACAAAGTCAGCACAGCGGTTTTCCCTATCGGCTCAAGGGTGATGTCATATCGAAGGCTCTTACTCTTGGCGGAGGCTCATGGAACGTTTATGGGCTTCAGGATCAGGGCTTCAGTAATGATGTGAGAGAGAATGCCGGGAGCTATCGCGTGAAGCTTACAGGATATAATTACGATGAACTTTCGGATTGGGCTTATCGTATGCGCGACACTCTTCTGACTCACCGTCGTATAAAGGAAGTTACCGTTGCTTCGGAGTTCTCTCACTGGAAAGATGACTACACCGAGTTTCATCTTGCCATTGACCGTGACCGACTTGCCAAATATGGGATCAATGCTTCTCAGCTGTTCCGAGCGATCGAACCTACGTTCGGGCGTGAAATTAACTGCGGTCAGATCGTTGTCGACCGCAGTGCTCAACGCATCAATCTATATTCATTGAAGTCTGATACATATGATATCTTCGCACTCATGCAGCAGCCTTTCACTATCGGAGGAAAGACATTCAAACTTTCGGATATCGGCAGGATAGAGAAACGAAATGCTCCGCAGGATATAGTGAAAACGAATCAGGAATATATCATGTGTCTGCAATACGAGTATATAGGTTCAGGCATGCAAGGCAATAAAGTGCTTGAAAGAGATCTTGAGACCATAAATGCCCTTATGCCTGTAGGTTATAGGGCTGAGAGTGAAAGACTGCAATGGAGGGATAAGGATGAAAGCGGAAAATATTGGCTTCTGCTTCTCGTAGTGGCAATAATCTTTTTTACAGCTTCGATACTGTTCAATTCTTTGCGACAGCCGTTTGCGATAATATTTATAATTCCGATGTCTTTTATCGGAGTGTTTGCTGTGTTCTATCTGTTTAAGTTAAATTTTGACCAAGGAGGTTTTGCTTCTTTCATACTTCTTGCCGGCATCACTGTAAACGCTGCGATATATATCCTTAATGAGTATAATTCGCAATGTCGGAAATTTCCGACTGTTGACCGTTGCAAAATATACATCAAGGCATTCCGCATCAAGATCGTCCCCATACTTCTTACAGTGCTTTCGACAATACTTGGTTTCATCCCATTTATTATAGGTGAAACAAAGGAGTCTTTTTGGTATCCTTTGGCAATAGGCACGATGGGTGGATTGCTAATGTCGTTAATCTGTATAATTTTATATCTCCCATTATTGGTGATTAATAAAAAGCACACTCTACGATATCTCCCTCGGAGCAATAATCCTGAGCCATAA
- a CDS encoding lipopolysaccharide biosynthesis protein — MSDSKHSNCEESGDATENLKLSVARTLKWNVIDKVSSQILYAVTGVVLAQKLSQEEFGLVGAIMVFQMFAERFIESGFASALLQRKSPSRLDYSTVLWFNLSMALALYLLLFILAPWIADIFQGNTRLIPLSRVMFLTFIINSLSIVQSNRLIKRMETRMVAVSNSLGLIAGAVTGIYLAVSGYGAWALVWQSITVATVKTIILWFSSGWTPMLAFSFPVLKSFFRIGSVVMFTSLLNTAFQSMGSFLIGSKVNLSSLGYYTQADKWSKMAVVSISQVFASSFVPLLSKVQDDPERYAHMCGKTHRFAAYLLFPGMCLLAVMATPIFHTLFGTKWDPSIILFQLMLIRGIFFTLSNLYGNFLLSVARSKRLIANEVIRDTASIIAILITLPYIAITAPGNPVRGVEIFLWGQLAATIVTWITSLILVIRISGRTLLSYLGDLLPYFALTCLSLIPCIMLLNANLHPLLICVLQSLAFMAIYLGINALMKSRIQSDMLGYLFGRFRKAH, encoded by the coding sequence ATGTCTGACTCAAAACATAGCAACTGCGAAGAATCAGGAGACGCGACCGAAAATCTGAAGCTATCGGTAGCCCGCACCCTCAAATGGAACGTCATCGATAAGGTATCATCACAGATACTCTATGCGGTGACCGGTGTTGTTCTTGCCCAAAAACTCTCACAGGAGGAATTCGGACTTGTAGGGGCAATTATGGTATTCCAGATGTTTGCTGAGCGGTTCATTGAAAGCGGTTTCGCATCAGCCCTGCTGCAAAGGAAATCGCCAAGCCGCCTCGATTATTCCACAGTGCTATGGTTCAATCTGTCTATGGCATTGGCTCTTTACCTGCTGCTTTTCATTCTTGCACCATGGATTGCCGACATATTTCAGGGGAACACACGCCTGATACCATTGTCGCGCGTAATGTTCCTAACATTCATCATCAACTCACTCTCCATAGTTCAGTCCAACCGCCTGATAAAAAGGATGGAGACCCGCATGGTGGCTGTAAGCAACTCTCTTGGACTCATTGCAGGAGCTGTGACAGGAATTTATCTTGCAGTCAGCGGATATGGGGCATGGGCTCTCGTATGGCAATCCATAACTGTAGCCACAGTCAAGACAATCATCCTATGGTTCTCAAGCGGATGGACCCCGATGCTTGCATTCTCGTTTCCTGTTCTGAAGAGCTTTTTCAGAATAGGATCAGTGGTCATGTTTACTTCCCTGCTCAACACAGCGTTCCAATCCATGGGCTCCTTCCTAATTGGCTCAAAAGTCAATCTCAGTTCTTTAGGATATTACACCCAGGCTGACAAATGGAGTAAAATGGCAGTAGTATCTATATCACAGGTCTTTGCATCATCATTTGTCCCGCTGTTATCCAAAGTCCAGGATGACCCTGAACGATACGCACATATGTGCGGAAAGACCCATCGTTTTGCCGCTTATCTGCTTTTTCCAGGCATGTGTCTGCTTGCAGTGATGGCAACTCCGATATTCCACACTCTTTTCGGCACCAAATGGGATCCCTCAATAATACTTTTCCAACTAATGCTGATACGAGGAATATTTTTTACCCTTTCCAATCTTTACGGCAATTTCCTCCTGTCGGTAGCACGTTCCAAAAGACTTATCGCCAATGAGGTCATACGCGATACGGCATCCATCATAGCGATACTCATCACTCTACCCTACATAGCCATCACTGCTCCCGGCAATCCGGTCCGTGGAGTGGAAATATTCCTTTGGGGACAACTTGCTGCCACAATAGTAACCTGGATAACGTCTCTCATACTGGTGATACGAATCTCAGGACGCACACTTCTCAGCTATCTTGGCGATCTGCTCCCCTACTTTGCACTCACCTGCCTGTCGCTTATACCATGCATTATGCTGCTCAATGCTAATCTTCATCCGCTGCTGATATGTGTACTGCAAAGCCTGGCGTTCATGGCGATATATCTGGGGATCAATGCGCTGATGAAATCACGCATCCAATCCGATATGCTCGGATACCTGTTCGGCAGATTCCGAAAAGCACACTGA
- a CDS encoding head GIN domain-containing protein — protein MKTTIISAILLIASAVSASAQSYNNYDLNVGEFSELRVLDGINVDYTCDADSAGRAFFDCPSDLASAFIFTNKGGKLTIQLSEENIKTHDLPRLKVCSKFLTKIENSGDSTLRVLSVKESPKFEAKLEGNGRLIVRHIEANEVKGTMRLGNGTLIISGRCDEAKLNLTGTGVIQADDLIAENASVSAKGTGSVGVHATKDLGVFGMGSTSIYYKGNPTIKNRSVGLKLMQMK, from the coding sequence ATGAAGACAACAATAATATCCGCAATACTCCTTATAGCCTCAGCCGTGTCGGCATCTGCTCAAAGCTACAACAACTACGACCTGAATGTAGGAGAATTCAGCGAACTGAGAGTGCTTGACGGCATAAATGTCGACTACACCTGTGATGCCGACTCGGCAGGCAGAGCGTTTTTCGACTGTCCGTCAGATCTTGCATCCGCCTTTATATTCACCAACAAGGGGGGTAAGCTCACAATACAGCTTTCCGAGGAAAATATCAAGACACATGACCTGCCAAGACTTAAAGTATGCTCCAAGTTTCTTACTAAGATCGAGAACTCGGGCGACTCGACTCTCCGTGTACTCTCGGTCAAGGAATCACCTAAGTTTGAAGCCAAACTCGAAGGCAACGGACGTCTGATAGTCCGGCACATAGAGGCAAACGAAGTGAAAGGCACTATGCGGCTCGGCAACGGCACACTGATAATCTCAGGCAGATGCGATGAGGCAAAACTCAATCTCACCGGCACAGGCGTGATACAGGCTGATGACCTTATAGCAGAAAACGCGTCAGTCAGTGCCAAAGGGACCGGGTCAGTAGGCGTGCATGCCACAAAGGACCTTGGAGTGTTCGGCATGGGGTCCACTTCCATATATTACAAAGGGAATCCAACAATCAAGAATCGGTCGGTAGGACTGAAGCTTATGCAGATGAAATAG
- the dusB gene encoding tRNA dihydrouridine synthase DusB gives MKIADIDLGNRPVMLAPMEDVTDRSFRLICKEQGASMVYTEFVSADALIRDIPATVRKLAIDPGERPTAIQIYGREVEPMVQAAKIVEQACPDIIDINFGCPVKKVAGKGAGAGMLRNIPKMLEITRAVVDAVKLPVTVKTRLGWDHESKIIVELAEQLQDCGISALTVHGRTRSQMYTGSADWEMIAKVKENPRLTVPVIGNGDITSPEMALEAFDRYGVDGVMVGRASIGAPWIFHDIMQAIHGEEAKPLPMEDRFNLLRRQIRESVDRIDEYRGILHIRRHLAASPLFKGISHFRETRIRMLQASTLDELMGVLSEVEEMISRQSE, from the coding sequence ATGAAAATCGCAGATATAGATCTCGGCAACCGTCCGGTAATGCTCGCTCCGATGGAAGATGTCACCGACCGCTCGTTCCGCCTCATATGCAAGGAACAGGGCGCATCAATGGTGTACACCGAATTCGTAAGTGCCGACGCTCTTATTCGCGACATCCCAGCCACAGTCCGTAAACTCGCCATTGATCCCGGAGAACGTCCTACAGCTATTCAGATATATGGCAGAGAGGTCGAGCCTATGGTCCAGGCCGCCAAGATTGTAGAACAGGCATGTCCTGACATAATAGACATCAATTTCGGATGTCCGGTCAAGAAAGTAGCAGGCAAAGGAGCAGGAGCAGGAATGCTGCGAAACATCCCCAAGATGCTTGAGATCACACGCGCGGTAGTGGATGCGGTCAAGCTCCCTGTCACTGTCAAGACCCGCCTCGGATGGGATCATGAGTCAAAAATAATCGTGGAACTTGCCGAGCAGCTCCAGGATTGCGGCATCAGTGCACTCACCGTGCATGGCAGAACACGCTCACAGATGTACACCGGATCGGCTGACTGGGAAATGATAGCCAAGGTAAAAGAAAATCCAAGGCTCACAGTACCTGTGATCGGCAACGGCGATATAACTTCGCCGGAGATGGCACTCGAAGCTTTCGACCGTTACGGAGTTGACGGAGTGATGGTGGGACGTGCCAGCATAGGCGCACCATGGATATTCCACGACATCATGCAGGCAATACATGGCGAAGAGGCAAAACCGCTGCCTATGGAAGATCGTTTCAATCTGCTGCGCCGTCAGATACGTGAGAGCGTCGACCGCATTGACGAATACCGTGGCATACTACATATACGCCGGCATCTTGCCGCCTCTCCCCTATTCAAAGGGATCTCACATTTCCGCGAAACACGTATACGCATGCTACAGGCATCTACCCTTGATGAACTGATGGGTGTGCTGAGCGAAGTAGAGGAAATGATAAGCCGGCAATCGGAATAA
- a CDS encoding bifunctional folylpolyglutamate synthase/dihydrofolate synthase — translation MNYNQAIELLYNSLPVFQNIGPGAYKPGLDTSRLLDDMAGNPHTHYPTVHIAGTNGKGSTAHSLAAILQEAGYRVGLYTSPHIYDFRERIRINGEKIAEEAVVDFVERWVKTSKTHPEITPSFFELTSTMAFEYFALQKVDVAIIETGLGGRLDSTNIITPILSVITNISLDHTAQLGCTYTAIAHEKAGIIKPGVPVVIGEWRDDTADVFREVASKTGSPIHFAPQVEGMVTEDGNIYPDTPFGTVNGELKGECQLRNAATIFTAVKLLQSQFNITNEAVSRGMANVTGLTHLFGRWSTIAENPLTICDTGHNQGGWELIIREIKNTRSSNKHIVIGFVADKDLTHIFELLGEIKGEVTFWFSSPSCQRGLDADTLCDFAYKNGIYGNSEQDVNTAVTKARAAAGKDGFILIAGSNFLIADLKNVGTKG, via the coding sequence ATGAACTACAACCAAGCCATAGAACTGCTGTACAATTCCCTTCCTGTGTTTCAGAACATAGGTCCCGGAGCCTACAAACCCGGTCTTGACACCTCAAGGCTCCTTGACGATATGGCAGGGAATCCTCACACCCATTATCCGACAGTCCATATTGCAGGAACAAACGGAAAAGGCTCCACAGCCCACTCTCTTGCCGCCATTCTTCAGGAAGCCGGATATCGTGTGGGGCTCTACACATCACCACACATATATGATTTCAGGGAGCGCATACGCATCAACGGTGAAAAGATCGCTGAAGAAGCTGTGGTCGACTTTGTGGAAAGATGGGTTAAAACCAGCAAAACACATCCGGAAATCACCCCAAGTTTCTTCGAACTGACCTCCACAATGGCCTTCGAATATTTCGCATTACAGAAGGTCGATGTCGCAATCATAGAGACCGGGCTCGGAGGACGTCTTGACTCCACCAACATAATCACCCCAATACTGAGCGTCATAACAAATATTTCACTCGACCATACAGCTCAACTGGGCTGTACATATACAGCCATCGCCCATGAGAAAGCAGGCATAATCAAGCCCGGGGTACCTGTAGTGATCGGAGAATGGCGCGACGACACGGCGGATGTGTTCCGTGAGGTCGCCTCCAAAACAGGCTCGCCAATACATTTCGCACCCCAAGTGGAAGGCATGGTGACCGAAGATGGAAACATCTATCCTGATACCCCATTCGGAACTGTAAACGGAGAATTGAAAGGTGAATGCCAGTTGCGCAATGCAGCCACAATCTTCACAGCAGTGAAGCTGCTTCAATCACAATTCAACATCACCAATGAAGCCGTAAGCCGCGGAATGGCAAACGTAACCGGGCTCACGCATCTCTTCGGACGATGGAGCACGATTGCTGAAAACCCTCTGACCATATGCGACACTGGTCACAATCAGGGCGGATGGGAACTGATAATCCGTGAAATCAAGAACACCAGATCCAGCAATAAGCATATAGTGATCGGATTTGTAGCAGATAAGGACCTGACCCATATATTCGAACTTCTTGGAGAAATCAAAGGAGAGGTCACATTCTGGTTCAGCAGCCCATCCTGTCAGCGTGGATTGGATGCAGACACACTATGTGATTTTGCATATAAAAACGGTATATACGGAAACTCCGAACAGGATGTCAACACAGCTGTCACAAAAGCTCGTGCAGCAGCCGGAAAAGATGGATTCATCCTTATCGCAGGGAGCAATTTCCTCATCGCCGATCTTAAAAATGTCGGCACAAAAGGATAA
- a CDS encoding chromate transporter, which translates to MIYLRLIWAYLKIGLFGFGGGYAMLALIEREIVGPGWVTEQMFTDIVAISQMTPGPIGINSATYIGYVAPGEYSTDFSSPIFGILGSLVCTLMVVIPSFLLVAYTSHLIHRHKDSDVVKGIFAGLRPVVVGLIASAALLLMNSANFGETDYQIIWSIILCMASFVMVYWMKWHPILIICLAGAAGWLIY; encoded by the coding sequence ATGATTTACCTCAGACTAATATGGGCATATCTGAAAATAGGGCTGTTCGGATTCGGAGGAGGATATGCAATGCTTGCCTTGATCGAACGTGAGATAGTAGGTCCGGGCTGGGTTACGGAGCAGATGTTTACCGACATCGTGGCTATATCCCAAATGACTCCCGGACCTATCGGCATAAACTCCGCAACCTACATAGGATATGTGGCCCCAGGGGAATACTCCACGGATTTCTCGTCACCGATATTCGGGATACTCGGATCTCTGGTGTGTACCCTTATGGTTGTCATTCCGTCATTTCTGCTTGTCGCATACACGAGCCATCTGATACACCGCCACAAGGACAGCGATGTTGTGAAAGGGATCTTTGCCGGCCTGCGTCCTGTTGTGGTAGGGCTTATAGCTTCAGCTGCATTACTTCTCATGAATTCCGCCAACTTCGGTGAGACCGATTACCAGATAATATGGAGCATCATCCTGTGCATGGCATCTTTTGTGATGGTATATTGGATGAAATGGCATCCTATTCTCATAATATGCCTCGCCGGAGCGGCAGGATGGTTAATCTACTGA
- a CDS encoding chromate transporter, translated as MRNIYWQLFISFFKIGAFTFGGGWAMISLIEKEIVDKKKWIEREEFLDLLAVAQSLPGILAVNISVAVGDKLRGMKGAITASIGTILPSFTIILAIAIFLTPDLIKNNETLSNIFMGIRPAVVALIVAPVISSARAANIGWKTAAIPISVALLIWSKIPVLSSPILYIVLGGLGGWLWMSHHRKSLRQIENDMRKEEEKHL; from the coding sequence ATGAGAAATATCTATTGGCAATTATTCATATCATTCTTCAAGATAGGAGCATTCACCTTCGGCGGCGGCTGGGCAATGATATCACTTATCGAAAAAGAGATCGTAGACAAAAAGAAATGGATAGAGCGTGAAGAGTTCCTTGACCTGCTTGCTGTGGCACAGTCCTTGCCAGGCATCCTTGCCGTAAACATCTCGGTGGCTGTCGGCGACAAGCTTCGGGGGATGAAGGGTGCAATCACAGCCTCCATAGGCACAATCCTCCCCTCGTTCACCATAATTCTGGCAATTGCAATATTCCTGACACCCGATCTCATAAAGAACAACGAAACCCTCTCGAACATCTTTATGGGAATACGCCCTGCGGTGGTGGCATTGATTGTGGCTCCGGTCATATCATCAGCCAGAGCAGCCAACATAGGATGGAAAACTGCCGCCATACCCATATCAGTAGCATTGCTCATATGGTCAAAAATCCCTGTCCTGTCGAGCCCTATCTTATACATTGTACTCGGAGGTTTAGGCGGATGGCTATGGATGTCACATCACCGCAAGTCTCTCCGACAGATTGAAAACGACATGAGAAAGGAGGAAGAGAAACATCTATGA
- a CDS encoding helix-turn-helix transcriptional regulator yields MPINRSALIRISTIDRCLQNHYRRWTIDDLIEACTEALAEYEGRCNPVSRRTFQNDIALMRSDRLGYNAPIIVKDHKYYMYDDPDYSITHLPLNDEGLDALNSAMDVLRQLQGFPQLAPAIDIISKLNEHIVQGTTVGARPAMDIERNPDYRGMEHLGVLYDAVRRERTLVVTYQSFRARNPEDIVVYPYLLKEYRNRWFLIGEKQSNHVPQVNIFAIDRIKSVRIDTRYPFKRSSDFDPLHYFDDTIGVTRLINDKPRRVVIKVDRSQAPYVETKPLHSSQKVEERLSDGAIMLSLNVVINYELERLILGYGMHMEVISPLELREQFARQFRKCVKMYSEQ; encoded by the coding sequence ATGCCAATCAATCGATCTGCTCTCATACGTATCTCTACAATTGACCGATGCCTGCAAAATCATTATCGCCGCTGGACCATCGATGATCTTATAGAAGCATGTACGGAGGCTCTTGCTGAATATGAGGGAAGGTGTAATCCTGTTAGCCGACGTACTTTTCAGAATGACATCGCATTGATGCGGAGCGACAGGCTGGGATATAATGCCCCAATAATAGTAAAGGACCATAAGTACTATATGTATGATGACCCTGACTACAGCATTACGCATCTGCCGCTTAATGATGAGGGGTTGGATGCATTGAATTCAGCAATGGATGTGTTGCGTCAGCTTCAGGGCTTTCCGCAGCTTGCTCCGGCAATCGATATCATAAGCAAGTTGAACGAACATATAGTGCAAGGCACCACCGTAGGCGCACGTCCGGCAATGGATATCGAGCGTAATCCTGACTATCGTGGCATGGAGCATCTGGGAGTGCTGTACGATGCTGTGCGTCGGGAGAGGACATTGGTTGTCACATATCAGTCATTCAGGGCACGGAATCCTGAGGATATTGTGGTGTATCCTTATCTGCTTAAGGAGTATCGTAACCGTTGGTTTCTTATCGGTGAAAAGCAATCCAATCATGTACCTCAGGTCAATATATTTGCTATTGACCGTATCAAAAGCGTGAGGATCGACACCAGGTATCCGTTCAAAAGGAGTTCTGATTTTGATCCGCTGCATTATTTTGATGATACCATAGGTGTTACACGCCTTATCAATGATAAGCCTCGGCGCGTGGTCATAAAGGTTGACAGGAGCCAGGCACCGTATGTAGAGACCAAGCCGCTTCACTCATCTCAGAAAGTGGAGGAGAGATTAAGCGACGGAGCCATTATGTTGTCGCTCAATGTGGTGATCAATTACGAACTCGAACGCCTTATTCTGGGCTATGGGATGCATATGGAAGTAATATCCCCATTGGAATTGCGTGAGCAGTTTGCCAGGCAATTCCGCAAATGCGTAAAAATGTATTCCGAGCAATGA